In one window of Branchiostoma floridae strain S238N-H82 chromosome 14, Bfl_VNyyK, whole genome shotgun sequence DNA:
- the LOC118430967 gene encoding exosome complex component RRP46-like encodes MQRYYSVGSNMAATDETSALLRSFECEQNLLSRPDGSANVRQGDTSVLAAVYGPGEVKMSEEIIDKATLKVIFKPKIGLPGCAEKLQERLLRNTCESVVLAVLHPRSGVNIVLQVIQDSGSLLSCCINAACMALVDSAVPMKCLVSAVTCAVMEEGRIVLDPDSKQEKESSAVLTFAFDSRENNVVTCSTKGCYTPEKYQECLSACGAASRNISSFFRQAVERRMSKEL; translated from the coding sequence ATGCAACGTTACTACAGCGTGGGGTCAAACATGGCGGCCACAGACGAAACGTCGGCGTTGCTGAGATCTTTTGAATGTGAACAGAACTTGCTATCCCGACCAGATGGCTCAGCAAACGTCAGACAAGGTGATACGTCGGTGTTGGCAGCAGTGTATGGTCCAGGAGAGGTCAAGATGAGTGAAGAGATCATCGACAAAGCCACGCTGAAAGTCATCTTCAAACCCAAAATTGGACTTCCAGGTTGTGCAGAGAAGTTGCAAGAGAGGCTACTGAGGAACACGTGTGAGTCCGTGGTGCTAGCAGTACTTCATCCACGATCAGGCGTCAACATTGTCTTACAAGTCATTCAGGATTCAGGCTCCCTCCTATCTTGTTGCATAAATGCAGCGTGCATGGCGCTGGTGGACTCTGCTGTGCCCATGAAGTGCCTGGTTAGCGCTGTCACGTGTGCTGTAATGGAGGAAGGGCGGATCGTGTTGGATCCTGACTCTAAACAGGAAAAGGAATCGTCAGCTGTCCTGACGTTTGCATTTGACAGTAGAGAAAACAATGTCGTCACCTGCAGCACAAAAGGATGCTACACGCCCGAGAAGTACCAGGAATGCCTGTCAGCATGTGGAGCAGCCAGCAGGAACATCTCCAGCTTCTTCAGGCAAGCAGTGGAGAGGAGAATGTCAAAGGAACTCTAA